In Leptospira stimsonii, a single window of DNA contains:
- the lexA gene encoding transcriptional repressor LexA, with translation MKDLTDKQQAVLTFITAIIKERGFPPTIREIGDEFGITAKGAYDHLKAIEKKGYLKTAKNQSRAIELIRQSPLESLPVQATSIPVIGRVAAGLPIFAEENIESYIPVPDEMVGSNVPTYALRVQGDSMVDAGINDGDIAIIEKRDIARNGEIVVALIEDEATLKVYYKEQDQIRLEARNPKYKPIRTKKAVVMGKLVGLYRIY, from the coding sequence ATGAAAGACCTGACGGACAAGCAACAGGCTGTTCTTACATTTATTACTGCCATCATCAAAGAGCGCGGTTTTCCGCCTACGATTCGAGAAATCGGAGACGAATTCGGAATTACCGCAAAAGGCGCCTACGATCATCTCAAGGCGATCGAAAAGAAAGGGTATCTCAAAACTGCGAAGAATCAATCCAGGGCGATTGAACTCATTCGTCAGAGTCCTCTGGAATCTCTTCCCGTTCAGGCTACGAGTATTCCTGTGATCGGTCGAGTTGCGGCCGGCCTTCCGATCTTTGCCGAGGAAAATATCGAATCCTACATTCCTGTTCCGGACGAAATGGTGGGTTCGAATGTTCCGACTTACGCGCTTCGGGTTCAGGGAGATTCCATGGTCGACGCGGGGATCAACGACGGGGACATCGCAATCATCGAAAAAAGGGACATTGCTCGAAACGGAGAAATTGTCGTCGCCCTGATCGAAGACGAAGCCACTCTAAAAGTGTATTACAAAGAACAGGATCAGATCCGTCTCGAAGCGAGAAATCCAAAATACAAACCGATCCGAACCAAGAAGGCGGTTGTGATGGGAAAGCTCGTCGGACTCTATAGAATTTACTGA
- a CDS encoding efflux RND transporter periplasmic adaptor subunit yields the protein MINFLNRYKTTIVLLAVLGAGYFGYKKFVSKKVDEKKPVAVSKSRFTVSEEILKRHPLSVVSLREVASVDEVALPGRISYDPESMARAGSTVEARIKKVLVREGDHVSQGSPLAILSSVMLGEVEASYVKARASLEALKLQADRAKELFDMKVTSAKDYEFANMQYKTAKTEVETTRIKLENYGLTPGEIAGIERGVYVSSNLVLRSPINGEVTERKAIQGQQVTRNEDLFTIANLTNLMVLLEVYEKDIGSISEGANAMIYPLGDEKSPGIKGEVAYVGTVLDNVKRTAKLRIMVSNRNGKLKPGQSVTAKVKGIVANTGSEARKTLPLEAVHEIEGKSVVFIQNDDGSFEATEVLTGETVGDEVIIKSGLREGAQVVSRGSFILKSEYLKL from the coding sequence ATGATCAATTTCTTGAATCGCTATAAAACTACGATCGTTCTGCTCGCAGTTTTAGGAGCGGGCTATTTCGGTTACAAAAAATTCGTCTCGAAGAAAGTGGATGAGAAAAAGCCGGTTGCCGTGAGTAAGAGTAGATTCACGGTTTCCGAGGAAATTCTAAAACGACATCCGCTGAGCGTGGTTTCTCTGAGAGAAGTCGCTTCCGTGGACGAGGTCGCGCTTCCGGGGAGAATTTCCTACGATCCGGAAAGTATGGCGAGAGCCGGATCCACGGTCGAAGCGAGAATCAAAAAGGTTCTCGTGAGAGAAGGGGATCACGTGAGTCAAGGTTCTCCTCTTGCGATTCTTTCCTCCGTCATGCTTGGAGAAGTGGAAGCCTCTTACGTAAAAGCAAGGGCGAGTTTGGAAGCTCTGAAGTTGCAAGCCGATCGCGCGAAAGAACTCTTCGATATGAAAGTGACTTCCGCGAAAGACTATGAATTCGCAAACATGCAATACAAAACCGCGAAGACCGAAGTCGAAACGACCCGGATCAAACTCGAAAACTACGGGCTCACTCCCGGAGAAATCGCAGGAATCGAAAGAGGGGTTTATGTTTCTTCCAATCTGGTTCTTCGGAGTCCGATCAACGGAGAAGTGACCGAAAGAAAAGCGATCCAAGGACAACAAGTCACTCGCAACGAAGATCTTTTTACGATCGCGAATCTTACCAACTTGATGGTCTTATTGGAAGTTTACGAAAAGGATATCGGTTCCATCTCCGAAGGCGCGAACGCGATGATCTATCCTTTAGGCGACGAAAAATCTCCCGGAATCAAAGGGGAAGTCGCGTATGTAGGAACGGTTTTGGATAACGTCAAGAGGACCGCAAAACTTCGAATCATGGTTTCCAACCGGAACGGAAAACTCAAACCCGGCCAGTCGGTTACGGCAAAAGTAAAAGGAATCGTAGCGAATACGGGTTCCGAAGCGAGAAAGACTCTTCCCCTTGAAGCCGTGCACGAGATCGAAGGAAAATCAGTCGTCTTTATTCAGAACGACGACGGAAGTTTTGAGGCTACGGAAGTTCTCACGGGAGAAACCGTAGGAGACGAAGTGATCATCAAGTCCGGACTCAGAGAAGGAGCCCAGGTCGTTTCCAGAGGATCCTTTATTCTAAAAAGTGAATATTTAAAGCTATAG
- a CDS encoding LA_1448 family UV-C exposure upregulated protein yields the protein MFQRKFFLSILLFLIFQCSSQKTTITDGDVKRVLERVSIARINANLKATAGKAAPNDLTFFLEACSVYRLDPDKVLERLKEKSPALFEALNKEYEK from the coding sequence GTGTTTCAAAGAAAATTCTTCCTCTCCATTCTCCTTTTCCTCATCTTCCAATGCAGTTCCCAGAAGACAACAATCACCGATGGTGATGTAAAACGGGTTTTGGAAAGAGTTAGTATCGCGAGAATCAACGCGAACCTCAAAGCGACGGCGGGCAAAGCGGCACCGAACGATCTGACTTTTTTTCTCGAGGCCTGTTCAGTCTATCGATTGGATCCCGATAAGGTACTCGAACGCCTAAAAGAAAAAAGTCCCGCGTTGTTTGAGGCTTTAAACAAAGAATATGAAAAATAA
- a CDS encoding TolC family protein: MVSSQNVLTNLMGEFFVAGKVFSKDKERENSFSSSFCPFQFLKTFLVLGFLSFFSLILSPVQAEVIPLESTSTTEEDKKKSGTSENVKSLSSPLDATTEKPTTPTSSIPVTFSGKIIDWDVERLTEYAVSNNPLYLSERQNMGIERGKVITASLSRNPIIQFQQQFIGMPGGTSGPNILGQNGSQGGSTEIAPAMYQDLDVYGVISLRSKVAKKSFEAVLGEFENFDRLFRLRLRQNYWAYLFLTNLVDYNKEFYENYSDLLELTKFRVEKGDISPLEFERLELERIQVEKFYRDALVRRQIVEKELRILSGIRESEGVFAFKSEMKFKSLEDLGLRLKDSTVAAIHRPDIAALEERVKEKKLNIDLQRRESLGYLQVGGEWRIKGNEHYAGVFATIPLPINDRGQGKVLSAREEHKKFELALEAKKREVNEEIEASKKELLAREDLLSKYERINLLQKNKQLEQKSRIAYVRGASDQVTFLQAEKNYLTVLRDYYEVLYLYYNAVEIYKAAVGKKTERD, encoded by the coding sequence ATGGTATCTTCACAGAATGTTTTAACCAATCTCATGGGAGAATTCTTTGTCGCGGGCAAAGTTTTTTCCAAAGACAAGGAAAGAGAGAATTCTTTTTCTTCGAGTTTTTGTCCGTTTCAATTTCTCAAAACCTTTTTGGTCTTGGGTTTTTTGAGTTTTTTTTCTCTGATCCTTTCTCCGGTGCAAGCGGAGGTCATTCCTTTGGAATCGACTTCGACGACGGAAGAGGATAAAAAGAAATCCGGAACTTCAGAAAACGTAAAATCGCTTTCATCTCCTCTCGACGCGACTACGGAAAAACCAACGACCCCAACTTCTTCGATTCCGGTTACGTTCTCGGGAAAGATCATCGACTGGGATGTGGAGAGGTTGACCGAATACGCGGTTTCAAACAACCCGCTCTATTTATCCGAAAGACAAAACATGGGGATCGAAAGAGGAAAGGTGATCACTGCTTCTCTTTCCAGAAACCCGATCATTCAATTCCAACAACAGTTCATCGGAATGCCGGGCGGAACTTCGGGGCCGAACATTCTCGGACAAAACGGATCGCAAGGCGGAAGTACGGAAATTGCTCCCGCGATGTATCAGGACTTGGACGTCTACGGAGTGATCTCCTTACGTTCCAAGGTTGCGAAAAAATCCTTCGAAGCCGTCTTGGGAGAATTCGAAAACTTCGACCGTCTCTTTCGTCTCCGTCTCAGACAGAACTACTGGGCGTATCTCTTCCTAACTAATTTAGTAGATTATAATAAAGAATTTTACGAAAACTACAGCGACCTTCTCGAACTCACGAAGTTTCGGGTGGAAAAAGGAGACATCTCTCCTCTTGAATTTGAAAGACTCGAACTCGAAAGAATTCAGGTGGAAAAGTTTTATAGGGACGCTCTGGTTCGAAGACAGATCGTGGAGAAAGAACTCCGAATTCTTTCCGGGATCCGAGAATCGGAAGGAGTTTTCGCCTTTAAGTCGGAGATGAAATTCAAATCCTTGGAAGATCTTGGACTGCGTCTGAAAGATTCCACGGTTGCGGCCATTCATCGTCCGGACATCGCGGCCCTCGAAGAAAGGGTCAAAGAGAAAAAGCTCAACATCGATCTTCAGAGAAGGGAAAGTCTCGGTTATCTCCAAGTCGGGGGAGAATGGAGAATCAAGGGAAACGAACACTACGCCGGCGTGTTTGCGACGATTCCTCTTCCCATCAACGACCGAGGTCAGGGAAAGGTTTTATCGGCGAGAGAAGAACACAAGAAGTTCGAACTCGCCTTGGAAGCCAAAAAAAGAGAAGTCAACGAAGAGATCGAAGCCTCTAAGAAAGAGCTCCTTGCGAGAGAAGACCTTCTCTCAAAATACGAAAGAATCAATCTTTTACAAAAAAACAAGCAGTTAGAACAAAAATCCAGGATAGCTTATGTCCGTGGAGCGTCCGATCAAGTGACCTTTCTTCAGGCTGAAAAGAATTATCTCACGGTTCTGAGGGATTACTACGAAGTGTTGTATCTCTATTACAACGCCGTAGAAATCTATAAGGCCGCGGTCGGTAAAAAAACAGAGAGGGATTAA